A single genomic interval of Salinarchaeum sp. IM2453 harbors:
- a CDS encoding MinD/ParA family protein, translating to MILAIVSGKGGVGKSTIAYNLGALVNGVVVDADIGAPDLPYGTGPTIHDVLGDRTSVSDAVIRRSSVRLLPCGRSLHGARACDITQLPDVLDQLEAAHETVIVDCPAGISAVTGLVLQAADRCLIVTTGTDRALSQTLRIRELVRSLNVGIDRVAVNNISGDSTPGDARRQTGVPVTTIDHSEKLKTAQQSETPITDSAPGCSAANQLKQLKTELSI from the coding sequence ATGATTCTCGCAATTGTCAGTGGTAAGGGAGGTGTCGGCAAATCAACTATCGCCTACAACCTTGGAGCTCTTGTTAATGGTGTCGTCGTTGATGCCGATATTGGTGCACCTGATCTACCGTATGGAACTGGACCGACGATACATGATGTGTTGGGTGATAGAACCTCTGTTTCTGATGCCGTTATCAGACGGTCGTCTGTAAGACTATTACCTTGTGGCCGATCGTTACACGGAGCTCGGGCCTGTGACATTACACAACTTCCAGATGTTCTTGATCAATTGGAAGCAGCGCATGAAACAGTGATTGTTGATTGTCCAGCAGGTATCTCTGCTGTTACTGGACTCGTATTACAGGCTGCTGATCGATGTCTGATTGTTACAACTGGAACTGACCGAGCCCTTAGCCAAACTCTTCGAATCCGAGAGCTCGTGCGATCACTCAACGTTGGTATTGACCGTGTAGCTGTAAACAACATCTCTGGCGATAGCACGCCTGGCGATGCTCGCCGACAAACCGGTGTCCCTGTGACAACTATCGACCACAGTGAGAAACTCAAGACTGCACAACAATCCGAGACGCCTATAACAGATTCAGCTCCTGGGTGTTCTGCGGCAAACCAGCTTAAACAACTCAAAACAGAACTTTCAATTTGA
- a CDS encoding DUF58 domain-containing protein: protein MFERIPRWRAVLGSALVLAGAGVMLSTPELVIGAIIPIGYITFSAITSARPVESDLDITRTISPKPAPPGREVEVTLQITNTSSRPIVDLRVTDCVPPELPVTNGTPKAAFGLRGGGSTTISYSVRARYGTYPFDGINVQTRSMSGASLYSSTLDAEGDQTIETSIVASKWPRQEQTVAFTGMQPSDSGGEGIEFHTTRQYRPGDPVNRIDWRRYAKEGELTTINYRKNESVEVLVLLDLRPPNDVAASNDSATGSELTVYTAAEAVHGIYAAKQGVGLATIGVDDPSSADHPYIISPSHGTDVLPRLHHALEHIAECTTPTADYTLSKGSQQDIKSIRRSLDSQTQVLIITPLLDDFPLSIIRELRVAGHSVNVFSPDVTTTDSPGKTVARSDRALRLTQARELANTVVNWNPNNSLRAELERVMK from the coding sequence ATGTTTGAACGAATCCCTCGATGGAGGGCTGTACTGGGCAGCGCGCTAGTTCTTGCTGGTGCTGGTGTCATGCTTTCAACCCCCGAATTAGTTATCGGTGCTATCATCCCGATTGGATACATTACGTTCAGTGCTATCACAAGCGCTCGTCCTGTCGAATCCGATCTTGACATAACTCGCACAATCTCCCCAAAACCGGCACCCCCTGGCCGCGAAGTAGAAGTAACTTTACAGATTACAAATACTAGCTCTCGACCAATTGTTGATCTCCGGGTAACCGACTGTGTTCCTCCAGAACTTCCCGTTACCAATGGCACTCCAAAAGCAGCGTTTGGTCTCCGAGGTGGAGGATCAACAACAATATCATACTCCGTTCGAGCACGGTATGGTACATATCCATTTGATGGTATAAATGTTCAAACACGAAGCATGAGTGGGGCTAGTTTGTATTCCTCTACCCTTGACGCAGAAGGCGATCAGACAATTGAAACATCCATCGTTGCTTCAAAGTGGCCTCGACAAGAACAAACAGTTGCATTCACTGGAATGCAACCAAGCGACTCTGGTGGGGAGGGTATTGAGTTTCATACAACTCGCCAGTATCGTCCCGGAGACCCAGTTAATCGTATTGATTGGAGACGATACGCAAAAGAGGGCGAACTAACCACCATAAACTATCGGAAGAACGAATCCGTTGAGGTGCTTGTTCTTTTAGACCTCCGACCTCCCAATGATGTGGCTGCATCCAATGACTCCGCTACTGGAAGTGAGCTAACGGTGTATACAGCTGCAGAGGCTGTTCACGGAATCTATGCCGCCAAACAGGGCGTTGGACTAGCTACGATTGGTGTTGACGACCCTTCATCGGCGGATCATCCATATATTATCTCTCCAAGTCACGGAACTGATGTCCTTCCTCGTCTCCACCATGCGCTTGAACATATCGCCGAATGTACCACACCTACTGCTGATTATACCCTTTCAAAGGGGTCTCAGCAAGACATCAAATCCATTCGTCGATCCCTTGATTCACAAACACAGGTGTTAATCATAACTCCTCTTCTTGATGACTTTCCTCTTTCCATTATCCGCGAACTTCGGGTTGCTGGACATTCAGTTAACGTCTTTAGCCCCGATGTTACTACCACCGACTCCCCCGGAAAGACAGTCGCTCGAAGTGACCGGGCATTACGATTAACCCAAGCGCGAGAACTAGCAAATACGGTTGTCAATTGGAATCCAAATAATTCACTGCGTGCTGAACTTGAGCGGGTGATGAAATGA
- a CDS encoding TRAM domain-containing protein gives MADCPLSDDCPSFSERIEGMGCQHYGDRGGKEWCNHYNQPIDDLKTQPVKPDEEIVVDIVDIHESGAGVGRTEEGFVILVDGVLPDARSRVRVTNVHSNHARGEELERLPMDDDTSEDTSDDDDDTADETDSRNPRLGSREDFWGS, from the coding sequence ATGGCTGATTGTCCTCTTTCGGATGACTGCCCAAGCTTTTCAGAGCGTATTGAGGGGATGGGATGCCAACACTATGGCGACCGCGGTGGGAAAGAGTGGTGTAACCACTATAACCAGCCGATTGATGACCTCAAAACACAGCCTGTAAAACCAGACGAGGAAATTGTAGTTGATATTGTTGACATCCACGAGAGTGGTGCCGGTGTTGGCCGCACTGAGGAGGGATTTGTCATTCTCGTTGATGGAGTACTTCCCGATGCTCGTTCCCGCGTTAGAGTAACAAACGTACACTCGAACCACGCAAGAGGTGAAGAACTGGAACGGCTCCCAATGGACGATGATACAAGTGAAGATACATCTGACGACGACGATGATACTGCCGATGAGACTGATAGTCGCAATCCTCGGCTTGGTAGTCGCGAAGACTTTTGGGGGTCATAG
- a CDS encoding LAGLIDADG family homing endonuclease, whose amino-acid sequence MAGEDTELIDSFESFYRDYYHKEIGQLARKYPNDKKSLYLNWSDLYQFDPELADNYLSKPEQYRQYAEEALRLYDLPVDVKLGGAHVRIRNIREATDIRDIRATDVNRLVSVQGIVRKATDVRPKIQKAAFKCQRCETLTHVDQSGGSFQEPHECRACERQGPFILNEDQSEFVDSQQLRVQESPEGLRGGETPQSIDVDIEDDITGQVSPGDRVRVTGILRLDQDGGNDSPIFDVYIEGRTVEIEEEEFEDMDITDEDKQAIVELSNDPDIYEKMVDSIAPSIHGYRTEKLAMTLQLFSGVTKHLPDESRIRGDLHILLIGDPGTGKSQLLQYIRNIAPRSVYTSGKGSSSAGLTAAAVRDDFGEGQQWTLEAGALVLADQGVAAVDELDKMRCVTGDSLVRLGDNSLSRIRDLSLDAAQHGQIEALPNGRTIRDVDLTVWTLTDNGSLVKRPVTAIHEYDAPQELTQVTLESGETVVTTDDHPFFVIDSGKRTTCPASELQSGEWALVPQNIPTHVTDGGVATCSPASQSDEFDTSVSHGKLLGYLLAGGNVSYNGQLDEYTLTFSGSKTELSDAFRQASQDVFGISQIESSQANELIVRVPASQYVDTVFDTVLTLNANSIELLPPDITSLSRDTQAAFVRALADVNGYVNTSTPSVNISSESRDLLQGIKSVLLDFDITSQLRSSFNNSDSYTLYIPSTEIHQYRQQIGFSCPQKQSALDVACNETDSHTNTELIPDIGDLLSEYRQSLRLRSNECGVPESVYQEAECDDIAISLYDARQILNAFKQRTQEAAADLTSIQNECTWDQINAYIEKYDIAWSDVIDESQISTDQLSTLWDTDEMFRQTVRNQVADIISSVAETDLSAFYSLVHGDVTWRRVRTVEAVTQSGATNRSGTLRRELADLVDYDGDNVVDYCYRLLTREIKIESWRDFRAELDRYNISVWEIADDLEVTEPVLQQWVSENAQSKRFERARESITSHIRSTQQQIKDLIGQIRQSERSKVYDLTVEQTHNFVANGMVVHNSEDRSAMHEALEQQSISVSKAGINATLKSRCSLLGAANPKYGRFDQYEPIGEQIDLEPALVSRFDLIFTVTDQPDPDEDRELAEHILDANYAGQLNTQRQELPAPDISKADVENVQETVEPEIDAELLRKYVAYAQQSCYPRLTDDAKKEIEDFYVDLRSKGASEDAPVPVTARKLEALVRLTEASARVRLSDKATKEDAQKVINIVRTSLQDISVDPETGEFDADVVETGHSKSQRDRKKNITDIIEDMQEEYENGAPVEAILDRAEEVGLERSKAESEIEKLKRNGSLYEPQNGHIRVP is encoded by the coding sequence ATGGCCGGAGAGGACACCGAACTAATTGACTCGTTTGAATCATTCTACCGAGATTATTATCATAAAGAAATCGGTCAACTTGCCCGGAAGTATCCCAACGACAAGAAATCGTTGTATCTTAACTGGAGTGACCTCTATCAGTTTGATCCAGAACTTGCTGACAATTATCTTAGCAAGCCGGAACAATATCGACAATATGCTGAAGAGGCTCTCCGATTGTATGATCTCCCTGTCGACGTGAAACTAGGCGGAGCCCATGTTCGCATTCGGAACATACGAGAAGCGACTGACATTCGCGATATACGGGCGACTGATGTTAATCGACTAGTTTCTGTACAAGGCATCGTCCGCAAGGCGACTGATGTTCGACCAAAGATACAGAAAGCTGCGTTCAAATGCCAGCGATGTGAGACCCTTACCCATGTTGATCAGAGTGGTGGATCATTTCAGGAGCCACACGAGTGTCGTGCCTGTGAACGCCAGGGCCCATTTATTCTAAATGAAGACCAATCTGAATTTGTTGACTCACAACAACTCCGAGTTCAGGAAAGTCCTGAAGGTCTCCGCGGCGGTGAGACACCGCAGAGTATTGATGTTGATATTGAAGACGACATCACTGGACAAGTATCGCCTGGTGATCGTGTCCGTGTGACTGGTATCCTTCGTCTCGATCAGGACGGAGGGAATGATTCTCCGATTTTTGATGTCTACATAGAGGGCCGGACTGTCGAAATTGAAGAAGAAGAGTTTGAAGATATGGATATTACCGATGAAGACAAGCAGGCTATTGTCGAGTTATCAAATGATCCTGATATTTACGAGAAGATGGTTGACTCCATTGCTCCCTCTATCCATGGATATCGAACGGAAAAATTAGCGATGACGCTTCAATTATTCTCCGGTGTTACAAAACATCTACCTGACGAATCTCGTATTCGCGGTGACCTACATATTCTCTTGATTGGAGACCCCGGGACTGGAAAGTCACAGTTACTCCAGTATATTCGGAACATTGCTCCGAGATCAGTATACACCTCTGGTAAAGGTAGCTCATCTGCTGGCCTTACCGCTGCTGCAGTTCGCGACGACTTTGGTGAGGGCCAGCAGTGGACGCTTGAGGCCGGTGCCCTTGTTCTCGCCGATCAGGGTGTTGCGGCAGTCGATGAGCTTGATAAGATGCGCTGTGTGACTGGAGATTCCTTAGTCCGACTCGGCGATAATAGTTTGTCTCGGATTCGAGATTTATCGCTTGACGCGGCACAACACGGCCAAATTGAGGCGCTCCCGAATGGGCGTACCATCAGAGACGTTGACCTTACTGTCTGGACGTTGACTGACAATGGGTCTCTTGTAAAACGCCCTGTTACGGCCATCCACGAGTATGATGCACCTCAAGAACTTACTCAAGTGACTTTAGAATCTGGAGAAACTGTTGTTACAACAGATGATCACCCATTCTTTGTGATTGACTCCGGGAAACGTACTACTTGTCCTGCCTCAGAACTACAATCAGGTGAGTGGGCATTAGTCCCACAGAATATTCCAACCCACGTCACCGATGGTGGTGTAGCTACTTGTAGCCCTGCCTCACAATCCGATGAATTTGATACATCGGTCTCACATGGGAAACTCCTTGGCTACCTTCTGGCGGGTGGCAATGTATCATATAATGGCCAATTAGACGAGTATACACTCACATTCTCTGGTAGCAAGACGGAACTTTCTGATGCCTTCAGGCAAGCCAGTCAGGATGTATTTGGTATCTCTCAGATTGAAAGTTCACAGGCAAATGAATTAATCGTTCGCGTTCCTGCGTCACAATATGTTGATACTGTGTTTGACACGGTATTGACGCTGAACGCTAATTCAATTGAGTTGCTCCCACCGGACATTACCAGCCTGTCTCGCGACACACAAGCAGCATTTGTTCGTGCGCTTGCTGATGTCAACGGCTATGTCAATACGTCCACTCCGTCTGTTAATATTTCTTCTGAGAGCCGCGATCTTCTGCAGGGTATTAAATCGGTGCTACTTGATTTTGATATAACGAGCCAACTTCGCTCTTCATTCAACAATTCTGATTCGTATACACTCTATATTCCTTCTACAGAAATCCATCAATACCGACAGCAGATTGGATTTAGCTGCCCACAGAAGCAGTCTGCCCTTGATGTAGCTTGTAACGAGACTGATTCTCACACCAATACTGAGCTAATTCCTGACATCGGTGACCTACTCTCTGAGTATCGACAGTCACTGCGCCTACGAAGTAATGAATGTGGTGTCCCAGAATCAGTCTATCAAGAAGCTGAATGCGATGACATAGCAATCTCTCTCTATGACGCCAGACAAATACTAAATGCATTCAAACAGCGGACACAAGAAGCAGCCGCTGACCTTACCAGCATACAGAATGAGTGCACTTGGGATCAAATCAATGCATACATTGAAAAATACGATATCGCGTGGTCTGACGTCATTGACGAGAGCCAGATCTCAACTGACCAATTGTCAACGCTGTGGGATACAGATGAAATGTTCCGCCAGACAGTACGAAATCAGGTAGCTGATATTATCTCTTCTGTTGCTGAGACCGATCTTTCTGCATTCTATTCGCTGGTCCATGGGGATGTTACTTGGCGTCGTGTTCGTACCGTTGAAGCTGTTACTCAATCTGGTGCCACCAACCGATCTGGTACTCTTCGACGTGAGCTTGCAGATCTCGTTGATTATGACGGTGACAACGTGGTTGATTACTGTTATCGTCTACTTACGCGTGAGATCAAGATCGAATCGTGGAGAGACTTTCGTGCTGAACTTGATAGATATAATATTTCTGTCTGGGAAATCGCAGACGACCTTGAGGTCACAGAACCAGTCCTCCAACAGTGGGTATCGGAGAATGCACAATCTAAGCGATTTGAACGTGCTCGTGAATCTATAACATCACATATCCGCTCTACACAGCAACAAATCAAGGATCTCATCGGCCAGATACGGCAATCAGAACGATCAAAGGTCTATGATCTCACTGTTGAACAGACACACAACTTCGTTGCGAATGGGATGGTTGTGCATAATTCAGAAGACCGATCTGCAATGCACGAAGCCCTCGAACAGCAATCGATCAGTGTCTCAAAAGCGGGTATTAATGCCACGTTGAAGAGTCGATGTTCTTTGCTCGGGGCTGCTAATCCGAAGTATGGTCGATTCGATCAGTATGAACCAATTGGGGAGCAGATTGATCTTGAACCAGCGCTTGTCTCCCGATTTGATCTGATATTTACTGTGACTGATCAGCCAGATCCAGACGAAGACAGAGAACTCGCAGAACACATCCTCGATGCTAACTATGCTGGTCAGCTTAACACTCAACGACAGGAGCTACCAGCACCTGATATATCAAAGGCTGATGTGGAAAATGTCCAAGAGACTGTTGAGCCAGAAATTGATGCTGAATTACTACGGAAATACGTTGCGTATGCACAGCAAAGCTGTTATCCTAGATTAACCGACGACGCCAAAAAAGAGATTGAAGACTTCTATGTTGACCTGCGATCAAAGGGTGCAAGTGAAGATGCTCCTGTCCCAGTTACCGCCAGAAAACTCGAGGCACTCGTTCGACTCACGGAGGCAAGTGCTCGTGTCCGACTGTCTGATAAGGCAACAAAAGAAGACGCTCAGAAAGTAATTAATATTGTTCGAACATCATTGCAGGATATCAGCGTTGATCCCGAGACTGGAGAATTTGACGCTGATGTCGTTGAAACTGGCCATTCAAAGAGCCAGCGAGACCGGAAGAAGAACATCACCGACATCATTGAAGACATGCAGGAGGAATACGAGAACGGCGCACCGGTTGAGGCAATCCTTGACCGAGCTGAAGAAGTCGGGCTGGAACGGTCAAAGGCAGAGAGCGAGATTGAGAAGCTCAAACGTAACGGCAGCCTCTACGAGCCTCAAAATGGGCATATCCGTGTTCCTTAG
- a CDS encoding transglutaminase family protein, whose product MTKDKTSDRRFSQLAVALLLLGAIILIASILPAIGGPGLPDTENPFDGPQMGDSELPFSDGSGTSPVLGADQQTSAGAVDNPFEGLSSDDEWTAFYAELSDPNPYKSSVGPYWRSDAYNTYEDGDWVRESGSADPPHLSSEDRFTQEINLEYPTTVLPAAYHADISSIESSEISISDLEYSSEGGIHVASTPSDGFSYEIDSVAPAASTDDLEDAPSDLPTDIEERYTDVPSSVPDRVENFIDREGLEGDSQYETAKNVEQWIQTEKEYSLDAAHERGSDPVDQFLYEMDEGYCQYAASSMALVLQAEDIPTRYVTGYATGDYVGNDRYEVTNQHAHAWVEVYFPNHGWIAFEPTPPEAVGGGESVDDEDERDEQDGDSDQDEEDEQDESDDSDEQDESDEGDEQDESDDSDEQDESDDGDEQDEQDESDEGNEQDDSDTSNKYDVMFDPEDPSVGEDIIITVKQNNEPVSNTDVQIVDGVDDDWYETNESGQIEYTVPPTDSIQVVVSEESESFNTFSAQTYTTESDQSTSTETSIGEQPVDSQLNISALREPLLVGEQASLEFTLDDEPLDTEQLEEYNFTVMVEGSSQDLEVPSEGIGIVDIPSDVSDSAEITAKYGNLSSESMFDAGELEVDTSYEYYFALPGQGVTMDLYVDDTQLENVPVEHDGNLLTPDSNGTIATTLPFSSSVSYTVAYGPNQITHEVNILRDSAIFLGVALTGLLASGVLYRRSNLSVASIYSTLRSGVFHAINQMISVTAHIAGLLRVIGEHLTGGIQSILALPNELYQRWRQWRPDSIPHAIWIRIIAVGLLFRNLFCRSSVSSDSSSFAKSNSEPVDQSMLDIRETWGAFVRMVLPRRYHTKSPGEVARKAVSIGFPKTPVQKLTSVFRQSEYGGGPAEQHVTEANQAFDSIQQSQEDDPSTTDK is encoded by the coding sequence ATGACCAAAGATAAAACAAGTGATCGTCGGTTTTCACAACTCGCTGTCGCATTGCTTCTTTTGGGAGCAATCATTTTAATTGCCAGTATACTGCCGGCGATCGGCGGACCTGGTCTTCCGGATACAGAGAATCCATTTGACGGTCCACAGATGGGTGACAGCGAACTGCCGTTTAGTGACGGCTCTGGAACATCCCCTGTATTAGGTGCTGACCAGCAAACTTCTGCTGGAGCCGTAGACAATCCTTTCGAGGGGCTAAGTAGTGATGATGAGTGGACTGCATTCTACGCGGAATTAAGCGATCCTAACCCATACAAATCTAGTGTTGGTCCATATTGGCGTTCTGATGCTTATAATACATATGAAGACGGAGATTGGGTTCGTGAATCTGGCTCTGCCGACCCACCTCATCTTTCTTCAGAAGATCGTTTTACCCAAGAAATTAACTTAGAATATCCAACAACTGTTCTTCCGGCAGCTTACCATGCAGATATAAGCTCAATCGAATCGTCGGAGATATCTATCTCTGACTTAGAGTACAGTTCTGAGGGTGGCATTCACGTTGCTTCAACTCCTTCTGACGGATTCTCCTATGAGATAGACAGTGTTGCGCCGGCAGCCTCTACGGACGATCTTGAGGATGCCCCGTCAGATTTACCTACTGACATCGAAGAGCGATATACTGATGTCCCTAGCTCGGTTCCTGACCGTGTTGAGAATTTCATTGACAGAGAAGGCTTAGAAGGTGACTCACAGTATGAAACAGCCAAAAACGTAGAACAATGGATTCAGACTGAAAAGGAATACTCACTTGATGCTGCTCATGAACGTGGTTCTGATCCAGTTGACCAATTCCTATACGAAATGGATGAAGGCTACTGCCAGTACGCTGCATCTAGTATGGCTCTTGTCTTGCAGGCAGAAGATATCCCGACTCGGTACGTAACCGGATATGCGACTGGTGATTATGTTGGCAATGATCGATATGAAGTAACCAATCAGCATGCGCATGCGTGGGTTGAAGTGTACTTCCCTAACCATGGTTGGATTGCATTTGAACCAACTCCCCCTGAAGCTGTCGGCGGTGGTGAATCAGTTGATGATGAAGACGAGCGGGATGAACAAGACGGAGACAGTGACCAGGATGAAGAGGACGAGCAGGATGAGTCTGATGACAGTGATGAACAGGACGAATCTGACGAAGGAGACGAACAAGATGAGTCCGATGACAGTGATGAACAGGATGAGTCTGATGACGGTGATGAGCAGGATGAACAAGACGAATCTGACGAAGGAAATGAACAAGATGACTCTGATACAAGCAATAAGTATGATGTTATGTTTGACCCTGAAGACCCATCCGTTGGCGAAGACATAATCATCACAGTAAAGCAGAATAATGAGCCTGTTTCGAATACTGATGTGCAAATCGTCGATGGTGTTGATGATGACTGGTATGAAACCAATGAATCTGGTCAGATTGAGTATACTGTTCCTCCTACTGACAGTATTCAGGTTGTTGTCTCCGAAGAATCTGAATCATTCAACACATTTTCAGCGCAAACATACACAACTGAATCTGATCAGTCAACCTCTACGGAGACCTCTATTGGAGAACAGCCAGTTGATTCCCAGCTGAATATATCTGCACTTCGCGAGCCTCTTCTTGTCGGGGAACAGGCAAGTCTTGAATTTACGCTCGATGATGAGCCACTTGATACAGAACAATTAGAGGAATATAATTTCACAGTCATGGTTGAGGGAAGCTCACAGGATCTTGAGGTACCATCAGAAGGCATTGGCATTGTCGACATCCCCTCTGATGTCTCTGATTCAGCAGAGATAACAGCCAAATATGGTAATTTATCTTCGGAATCAATGTTTGATGCAGGCGAGCTTGAAGTGGATACATCGTATGAATATTACTTTGCGCTACCTGGACAAGGAGTGACAATGGATTTGTATGTGGATGATACGCAACTGGAGAACGTACCTGTAGAACATGATGGAAACCTACTAACCCCTGATAGCAATGGAACAATAGCAACGACCCTGCCTTTCTCAAGCAGTGTAAGCTATACTGTTGCTTACGGCCCAAACCAAATCACACATGAGGTCAACATTCTCCGCGACTCAGCGATATTCCTTGGGGTTGCTCTTACTGGACTCCTCGCAAGTGGAGTTTTATATCGACGATCTAACCTCAGTGTAGCTTCTATCTACTCTACGCTTCGGTCCGGCGTATTCCACGCGATTAATCAGATGATTTCTGTTACCGCTCACATTGCTGGCTTGCTTCGAGTAATCGGAGAGCACTTGACAGGAGGTATTCAATCGATTCTTGCACTTCCCAACGAGCTGTACCAGCGGTGGCGTCAATGGAGACCGGATTCAATTCCACATGCCATCTGGATTCGCATTATTGCCGTGGGGCTGCTCTTCCGAAATCTCTTTTGTCGGTCGTCTGTCTCTTCGGACTCATCTTCCTTCGCGAAATCCAACTCAGAGCCAGTTGATCAATCAATGCTAGATATTCGTGAGACTTGGGGTGCTTTTGTCCGGATGGTCCTTCCTCGTCGCTATCATACTAAATCCCCAGGTGAAGTCGCACGTAAAGCTGTCAGCATTGGGTTTCCAAAGACCCCGGTTCAAAAGCTGACATCAGTATTCCGTCAATCAGAATACGGTGGTGGGCCCGCTGAACAACACGTCACTGAAGCAAACCAAGCCTTTGACTCGATTCAACAATCACAAGAAGACGATCCTAGTACTACTGATAAATAA
- a CDS encoding transcription initiation factor IIB family protein — translation MATTQKQTGCPECNGSLAQEGNETICSKCGLVVSEDRIDRGPEWRSFEDDEVNRERTGAPLTRSRHDRGLSTEIGSDRNVRMTGRKRRQFARMRREHNRAQISSKAERNQVYGFTEIRRIISTLDLPRDIRESACTLFDSAQSEDLLRGRSLEGFAAACVYASCRVRSISRTIDEIVEHARASQNELEAAYSALNSELGLPVGPIAPQEYIPRFISELSVSDAIEAKALQLAKEAEEEQISIGRDPTGVAAGCIYTTAKKEGHTITQEEVADVADVSPVTLRKTYYDLK, via the coding sequence ATGGCGACAACACAGAAACAAACTGGATGTCCAGAATGTAACGGCTCATTAGCACAGGAAGGAAATGAAACTATTTGCTCAAAGTGCGGTCTTGTCGTTTCTGAAGACCGGATTGACCGTGGGCCAGAATGGCGATCATTTGAAGATGACGAAGTAAACCGTGAACGAACAGGTGCGCCACTAACTCGGTCCCGACACGACAGAGGGCTTTCTACAGAGATTGGTAGTGACCGTAATGTTCGAATGACCGGTCGAAAACGCCGTCAGTTTGCACGGATGCGCAGAGAACACAATCGAGCACAAATTAGTTCAAAGGCCGAGCGTAACCAGGTGTACGGATTTACCGAGATCCGGCGAATCATCAGCACACTTGATTTACCTCGAGATATTCGAGAGTCAGCCTGTACGCTCTTTGATTCAGCACAGTCAGAGGATTTGCTGCGCGGTCGCTCACTGGAAGGATTTGCTGCGGCATGTGTGTATGCATCCTGCCGTGTTCGATCCATCTCTCGAACAATTGATGAAATTGTCGAACATGCTCGTGCAAGTCAAAATGAACTGGAGGCTGCATACAGTGCGCTCAACAGCGAGCTGGGACTTCCAGTTGGGCCAATTGCACCACAGGAATATATTCCGCGATTCATATCCGAACTATCGGTTTCAGATGCCATTGAGGCAAAGGCACTACAGCTTGCGAAAGAGGCAGAAGAAGAGCAAATTTCAATTGGACGGGACCCAACAGGAGTTGCCGCCGGGTGCATATATACGACTGCAAAAAAGGAGGGACATACAATCACACAGGAGGAAGTTGCAGATGTTGCTGATGTCTCACCCGTAACACTGCGGAAGACATATTATGATCTCAAATAG
- a CDS encoding MoxR family ATPase, translating into MEVEAASTTCSEVLETIERAVIADRDFLETVLTGSLAKGHVLLEDVPGTGKTLTARSLARALGLEFNRIQFTPDLLPSDITGSHVFNEQTGEFEFNPGPIFAHVVLADEINRAPPKTQAALLEAMGEKQVSIGGETKSLPEPFFVIATQNPVEQEGTFELPEAQRDRFIIKTSIGYPDAAGERELLDRRTSRSTATPEATQVVDSETFNELQEVPEYVQVDDKLKDYIVDLGRRTREHQAVKAGVSPRGIQRLLEASRARAVISGRNYVVPDDIKSIAPPVITHRLVLTADATVEGISKRDVTKSVLNSVNVPAMDAV; encoded by the coding sequence ATGGAAGTTGAAGCAGCATCAACGACATGCTCGGAGGTACTTGAAACGATTGAACGAGCAGTCATCGCCGATCGGGATTTTTTAGAAACGGTTCTGACAGGATCACTTGCAAAAGGTCACGTGCTACTTGAAGATGTACCGGGAACCGGGAAGACACTGACTGCGCGGTCATTAGCCAGAGCACTTGGATTGGAGTTTAATAGAATCCAGTTTACACCTGATCTACTACCATCGGACATCACTGGGTCGCATGTATTTAATGAACAGACAGGAGAATTTGAATTCAACCCAGGTCCGATTTTTGCACATGTGGTACTTGCAGACGAGATAAACAGAGCACCTCCAAAGACACAGGCAGCATTACTTGAAGCCATGGGAGAGAAACAGGTCAGTATCGGAGGAGAAACAAAGTCGCTTCCAGAGCCGTTTTTTGTGATTGCGACACAGAATCCGGTTGAACAGGAAGGCACATTTGAGCTTCCAGAAGCACAGCGTGATCGGTTTATTATCAAAACATCAATTGGATACCCGGATGCAGCAGGAGAAAGAGAGTTATTGGATCGTCGGACAAGCAGGAGTACAGCAACTCCGGAGGCAACACAGGTCGTTGACAGTGAGACATTCAATGAGCTACAAGAGGTGCCAGAGTATGTTCAGGTGGATGATAAGCTCAAGGATTATATTGTTGATCTTGGACGAAGGACAAGAGAGCATCAAGCGGTCAAGGCAGGCGTATCCCCACGAGGGATACAACGGTTACTAGAAGCTTCACGGGCGCGAGCTGTCATTTCTGGACGCAATTATGTAGTTCCAGATGACATAAAGTCAATAGCACCGCCAGTGATTACACATCGGCTAGTATTGACAGCAGATGCTACCGTTGAAGGGATAAGCAAACGAGACGTAACCAAATCAGTGCTTAATTCTGTCAATGTCCCTGCGATGGATGCTGTATAG